The following coding sequences are from one uncultured Desulfobacter sp. window:
- a CDS encoding alpha-hydroxy-acid oxidizing protein: MTIWQCTMCFTTMDQEEQPEQCSGCGSDNRVILEKEALPETLEGVRERARKSLKGFCAAYPACDGKFDKICQKEAYGKPIGFGGAGAGFSFRANVAALEAVRFNLKVVGEHTEPDTSCSFLGTKLDFPVMGASTAGAERYGNAISEEDFCRATIRGCKDAGTMAWRGDTFFYTPGDNPALNAIKKEGLPAVPIFKPRSQDVLKQFIHTAEELGCPAVGVDLDGCGSTIMARHNQPVFRKSVKDIKELVQATSLPFIAKGIMTVADAVGCADAGARVVSVSNHGGRVLDATPGTAEVLPEIAKHLKGQVVITADGGVRTGYDVLKMLALGADFVLLGRDVIRAAVGAGSLGVRLHMEHVHKILKKAMFMTGVSTVADIDSSILY, encoded by the coding sequence ATGACTATCTGGCAATGCACCATGTGCTTTACTACGATGGACCAGGAAGAACAGCCTGAGCAGTGCAGCGGTTGCGGATCTGATAATCGCGTGATTCTTGAAAAAGAAGCCCTCCCCGAGACCCTTGAAGGGGTCCGGGAGCGGGCAAGAAAAAGTCTCAAGGGCTTTTGTGCCGCCTACCCGGCCTGTGACGGCAAGTTTGATAAAATCTGCCAGAAAGAGGCCTATGGCAAACCCATTGGGTTCGGCGGAGCCGGAGCCGGGTTCTCCTTCCGGGCAAATGTTGCGGCCCTTGAGGCGGTGCGCTTTAATTTGAAGGTGGTGGGGGAACACACGGAACCCGACACCTCCTGCTCATTTTTGGGCACCAAGCTGGATTTCCCGGTGATGGGGGCGTCCACGGCAGGTGCCGAGCGCTACGGCAACGCCATCAGTGAAGAGGATTTCTGCAGGGCCACGATCCGGGGCTGTAAAGATGCCGGCACCATGGCCTGGCGGGGGGATACCTTTTTTTATACCCCCGGGGACAATCCGGCCCTTAACGCCATCAAAAAAGAGGGCCTGCCGGCCGTTCCCATCTTTAAACCCAGGTCCCAGGATGTGCTCAAACAATTCATCCACACGGCCGAAGAGCTGGGCTGCCCGGCGGTGGGTGTGGATCTTGACGGGTGCGGCTCCACCATCATGGCCCGGCATAACCAGCCGGTATTTCGCAAAAGCGTGAAAGATATCAAGGAACTGGTCCAGGCCACATCCCTGCCGTTTATTGCCAAAGGCATCATGACGGTGGCCGATGCCGTGGGGTGTGCAGACGCAGGCGCCAGGGTGGTCAGCGTTTCAAATCACGGCGGCCGCGTTCTGGATGCAACACCGGGAACCGCCGAGGTGCTGCCCGAGATCGCCAAACACCTGAAAGGGCAGGTGGTCATCACAGCCGACGGCGGGGTTCGGACCGGGTATGATGTGCTCAAGATGCTGGCGTTGGGGGCGGATTTCGTCCTCCTGGGCCGGGATGTGATCCGGGCGGCTGTGGGCGCAGGCTCCCTTGGGGTCAGGCTGCACATGGAA